A genomic region of Nymphaea colorata isolate Beijing-Zhang1983 chromosome 2, ASM883128v2, whole genome shotgun sequence contains the following coding sequences:
- the LOC116248217 gene encoding RING-H2 finger protein ATL74-like gives MVSAPSSLVTHNRRLLDAPSSSSEGAPADGTVDSDVVVILAALLCTLICLVGLGFMARCAWRCRFLRRAGVGGAGIPDPSANKGLKKKAIRALPVVAFDSNAGKSTDCAICLTEFLPGEQIRVLPQCAHCFHLNCIDTWLSSHSSCPSCRHILADKPAPQPPSAGRRCERCGLPENRSPAAPAPPPSVGAGGAGLEQGLRSREDDPDRFLP, from the coding sequence ATGGTGTCGGCGCCGAGCTCGCTAGTAACGCACAACCGGCGCCTCCTGGACGCGCCGTCGTCGTCCTCGGAGGGGGCGCCAGCAGACGGGACGGTGGACTCGGACGTGGTGGTCATCCTCGCTGCCCTCCTCTGCACCCTCATCTGCCTCGTCGGCCTGGGGTTCATGGCCCGCTGCGCCTGGCGCTGTCGCTTCCTCCGCCGCGCCGGCGTGGGAGGCGCCGGCATCCCCGACCCCTCCGCCAACAAGGGCCTCAAGAAGAAGGCGATCCGCGCGCTCCCCGTCGTCGCCTTCGACTCCAACGCCGGCAAATCGACCGACTGCGCCATCTGCCTGACGGAGTTCCTCCCCGGCGAGCAGATCAGGGTCCTGCCCCAGTGCGCCCACTGTTTCCACCTCAACTGCATCGACACCTGGCTCTCCTCACACTCCTCCTGCCCCTCCTGCCGCCACATCCTCGCCGACAAGCCGGCTCCCCAGCCTCCGTCCGCCGGCCGGAGGTGCGAGAGATGTGGGTTGCCGGAGAATCGCTCTCCGGCTGCTCCTGCGCCACCCCCCTCCGTCGGCGCCGGCGGCGCGGGTCTTGAACAAGGGCTTCGGTCCAGAGAAGACGACCCGGACAGGTTTTTGCCttaa
- the LOC116249191 gene encoding monosaccharide-sensing protein 2-like, whose translation MSGAALVAIAASIGNLLQGWDNATIAGAILYIKTEFALDSTFEGLIVATSLIGATVITTFSGPVSDWLGRRPMLIVSSVLYFLSGLVMLWSPNVYILVLGRLMDGLGIGLAVTLVPVYISETAPSDIRGQLNTLPQFTGSGGMFLSYCMVFGMSLMDNPSWRLMLGVLFIPSLAYFFLTVFYLPESPRWLVSKGRMLEAKKVLQRLRGREDVSGEMALLVEGLGVGGETSIEEYIIGPATELDEDQEPGAEKDRIKLYGPEEGLSWIAKPVTGQSVLGSALGLVSRHGSMTTPSIPLMDPMVTLFGSVHEKLPEMGSIRGSMLFPNFGSMFSMAEQQHPKQDQWDEESQRDNAEEEYASDGAGAESDDNLHSPLLSRQTTSMEKDMPAPPVHDSVLSMRRNSSLLQGDTASSMGIGGGWQLAWKWSEKEREDGTKEGGFKRIYLHQEGIPGSQRGSIVSIPGVEIPTDGEYIQAAALVSQPALYSKELMEQHPVGPAMVHPSETAVKGPRWSDLFEPGVRHALFVGMGIQILEQLAGINGVLYYTPQILDQAGVEVLLENLGLGSDSASLLISAVTSLLMLPCIAIAMKLMDISGRRSLLLTTIPVLVVALIVLVVSTTISMNTVVQAALSCASVIVYICCFVMGFGPIPNILCAEIFPTRVRGLCIAICALTMWIGDIIVTYTLPVLLTSIGIAGVFGIYAVVCVVSWVFVFLKVPETKGMPLEVITEFFSVGAKRKMN comes from the exons ATGAGCGGAGCTGCTCTTGTTGCCATAGCTGCTTCAATAGGCAATTTGCTGCAAGGATGGGACAATGCTACAATTGCAG GGGCTATTCTTTACATAAAAACAGAGTTTGCATTGGATTCAACTTTTGAAGGTCTAATTGTTGCTACATCACTTATTGGAGCAACAGTTATCACGACTTTCTCTGGTCCTGTATCAGATTGGCTGGGCAGGCGGCCGATGCTTATCGTTTCATcagttttatattttcttaGTGGCTTGGTGATGCTTTGGTCTCCTAATGTATACATACTTGTGTTGGGAAGGCTGATGGATGGATTAGGGATTGGACTTGCTGTTACTCTAGTTCCTGTATACATCTCTGAAACAGCCCCATCAGACATAAGGGGGCAACTCAATACTCTTCCCCAGTTCACTGGGTCTGGGGGAATGTTCCTATCATACTGTATGGTTTTTGGGATGTCATTGATGGATAACCCTAGCTGGAGGCTGATGCTAGGCGTTCTTTTCATACCTTCTCTTGCATACTTCTTCTTGACAGTGTTCTATTTGCCTGAGTCTCCTAGGTGGCTTGTCAGCAAAGGGCGAATGTTGGAGGCAAAAAAGGTTTTACAAAGGTTGCGCGGCAGGGAAGATGTCTCAG GTGAAATGGCTTTGCTTGTTGAAGGTTTGGGTGTAGGAGGGGAGACATCCATAGAAGAATACATAATTGGCCCAGCTACTGAGCTAGATGAAGATCAAGAACCTGGTGCTGAGAAGGACAGGATCAAATTATATGGACCAGAAGAGGGTCTTTCTTGGATTGCTAAACCTGTTACTGGGCAAAGTGTTCTTGGTAGTGCACTTGGTCTTGTTTCTAGACATGGCAGCATGACAACTCCAAGCATTCCACTAATGGACCCAATGGTTACACTTTTTGGTAGTGTCCATGAAAAGCTTCCTGAGATGGGAAGCATTCGTGGGAGCATGCTTTTTCCAAACTTTGGCAGCATGTTCAGCATGGCTGAGCAGCAGCATCCTAAACAGGACCAGTGGGATGAAGAGAGCCAGAGAGACAATGCGGAAGAAGAGTATGCCTCCGATGGAGCTGGGGCCGAATCAGATGACAACTTGCATAGTCCGTTGCTTTCTCGACAGACAACCAGCATGGAGAAAGACATGCCAGCACCACCTGTCCATGACAGTGTGTTAAGTATGCGTCGTAATAGTAGCCTCCTGCAAGGTGATACAGCAAGCAGCATGGGCATTGGAGGTGGTTGGCAATTGGCATGGAAGTGGTctgagaaggaaagagaagatgGCACAAAAGAAGGAGGCTTTAAAAGGATTTATTTGCATCAGGAGGGTATTCCTGGATCACAGCGTGGCTCCATTGTATCTATTCCTGGTGTTGAAATTCCTACAGATGGTGAGTACATCCAGGCTGCTGCATTGGTTAGCCAACCAGCGCTCTACTCAAAGGAGCTCATGGAGCAACACCCGGTTGGGCCTGCTATGGTTCATCCATCTGAGACAGCTGTCAAGGGCCCTCGATGGTCAGATCTCTTTGAACCTGGAGTAAGGCATGCATTATTTGTCGGCATGGGAATTCAGATCCTTGAGCAG CTTGCTGGAATAAACGGAGTTCTATATTACACGCCCCAAATTCTTGACCAGGCAGGTGTTGAGGTCCTCCTTGAGAACCTTGGCCTAGGGTCGGACTCAGCATCCCTCCTTATCAGTGCCGTCACCAGCTTGTTAATGCTTCCATGCATAGCAATTGCTATGAAACTCATGGATATTTCTGGTAGAAG GTCCCTTCTGTTAACCACAATTCCAGTGCTCGTGGTAGCATTAATCGTTCTTGTTGTTAGTACAACCATATCAATGAACACTGTGGTTCAGGCTGCCCTTTCATGTGCAAGCGTTATTGTCTACATTTGCTGCTTCGTCATGGGCTTTGGACCAATCCCAAATATCCTTTGTGCGGAGATCTTCCCCACACGAGTCCGTGGCCTCTGCATTGCCATATGCGCCTTGACCATGTGGATTGGCGACATCATTGTGACTTACACGCTTCCGGTCCTATTGACTTCAATAGGCATCGCTGGTGTGTTTGGCATCTACGCAGTTGTTTGTGTGGTGTCATGGGTGTTTGTGTTCTTGAAAGTACCAGAAACAAAAGGGATGCCACTAGAGGTCATTACAGAGTTCTTCTCAGTCGGTGCCAAGAGGAAAATGAACTAG
- the LOC116248379 gene encoding outer envelope pore protein 21A, chloroplastic-like, protein METSLRCRSDAKALCIHAKEKFPFQKNFLFQVHGELNTYAGTPSHFSMLTRYFNPEFASSLGIGVRHDRKEKLMYDIQAKKAFPISPSASLTLDTKGKWTFDKDFIEKRRKGKFELTWRIFNFREDQDIRLRVGYEMFEKVPYLQIRENNWTLNADAKGRWNLRYDL, encoded by the exons ATGGAGACTTCCCTGAGATGCAGGAGTGATGCGAAAGCACTCTGTATTCATGCGAAGGAGAAGTTCCCCTTTCAGAAGAACTTCCTTTTTCAG GTTCATGGAGAGCTAAACACATATGCTGGCACGCCTAGTCATTTTTCCATGCTTACTCGCTATTTTAATCCTGAG TTTGCTTCAAGTTTGGGTATAGGAGTCAGACATGATAGGAAGGAGAAGCTTATGTATGACATACAAGCGAAAAAGGCATTTCCGATTTCACCCAGTGCTTCTTTGACCTTAGATACAAAAGGAAAGTGGACTTTTGACAAGGACTTCATTGAG aAAAGGAGGAAGGGAAAATTTGAGTTGACATGGCGTATATTCAATTTCAGAGAGGACCAAGATATAAGGCTAAGAGTTGGCTATGAAATGTTTGAGAAG GTTCCATACTTGCAGATCAGAGAGAATAACTGGACTCTGAACGCAGATGCAAAAGGCAGATGGAATTTAAGATATGATTTATGA